Within the Scytonema millei VB511283 genome, the region GCGAGGGTTAGAATTATTTCATACCTATCGCCACGTTCGGAAGGTAACAATTTTTGGTTCGGCACGTACTCCGGTGGATAGTCCGGCGTATAAAATGGCAGCCGACTTCGCCCGTTGCGTCACTCAGTTAGGGTTTATGGTGATGACTGGTGGTGGTGGCGGAATCATGCAAGCGGGAAATGAGGGTGCGGGAAGGGAAAATTCTTTTGGGTTAAATATTCAACTACCATTCGAGCAAGAAGCAAATCCTTACATTGTTGGTGACGCGAAATTAATTCACTTCAAATATTTCTTTACCCGCAAGCTGTTTTTACTCAGGGAAAGCGATGCAGTAGCGCTGTTTCCTGGCGGATTTGGCACGCAGGACGAAGCATTTGAATGCATGACTTTGAGTCAAACTGGAAAGTTCGGTCCCGTGCCGATGGTACTCATTGACCACCCAGGGGGAGACTATTGGGAAGCTTGGAGCGAATATATCCAAGAACATTTGATTCAAAAAGGTTTGGTTAGTCCTGAAGATCCGAGTCTTTATACAATTACAGATAACTTGGAAGTTGCTTGTAACGCGATTACGCAATTTTATCGAGTTTATCACTCTAGCCGTTACGTCCGCGATTTATTGGTGATTCGCCTCGATACAGAATTATCTGATGCTGAAGTTGAAGAGTTAAATGACAATTTCAGCGATATTTTGGTGAAAGGCAAGATTGAAAAAAGTGGAGCGTTGCCCCAAGAAACTCAGGATGAAACGATAGATCTACCTCGGATCGTGCTTTATTTTAACCAAAGAGACTTAGGGCGTTTGTATCAGATGATTGCGAGGATCAATCAGATGGGACAACCTTCAGAAGAAACTGCTTCTCATCCAGAAAGGAAGTAAGGCAAGCAAGGCAACTATTCAGAAGTGCGATCGCCCCTTGCCCATTTTTGCCACGATCGACATACACTGGTAGACGAACTGTCGGCACGGCTGTTATGAGGCGATCGCGGCATGGTGTTGCAAAAAGAATTCCAGCAATCGGAACAAGAATTCTGGCGTGACGGCAGAAGGAGAAGCAATACTGATGCTCTTTGGTTCGGTATCGTTATCTCACTTCTCGTACACGTTATTTTTTTCCTCAGCTTCGATTATTGGGTTCGCATCCTACCAAAACCAAAACAGCAATCTCGCGCCGAACCAATTCCACTTGAGTTTGTTGAAGTTCCTCCCCAACCAAAAAAACCGCCCCCAGAAACTAAACGTCGGGCAGCAAACGATTCCGTTGCTGGTGGTAAAGCCAATCGCAGACGACCGCTAGCAACTCGACCGAATAACCCAACTGCGCCTAGAACCAATTCCCGTACTGCATCACCACCCGCTCAACCCCGCCGCCAGCAGCCATCTAGCAGCCGCACGGAGAGTCCAGAGCCACCAAAACCCCAAATCCAGCCTCCTCAAGCCCAACCTCCGATTGCCACTGCTCCCAATCGCTCCAAACCAGTTCCGAAGACTCCCAACCTAGAGCAAAAACCAGCAAATCGTCCTAGTGCTGCAACCAAGCGATCGCCTGCTAGAACTACAGCCAGAACTCAGCCGCGATCTTTAGGATCGGCGAGCAAGTTAGGCGGTCCACTCACGCTTTCCAGCCGCGACCTAGCAGCTAATCCCAACCGTTCTAATCGCGCTGCGCCAGGAATTGATGCTCGTCAGGATGTCGATATGGGTTCTTACTTGCAGCAACTTCAGCGACAAGTCAGGCAGCAGTGGATACCAGGAATGACGCAGAATTCTCGTTCAACTGTCGTGTTTTTCACAGTCACGCGATCGGGTCAAGTCACCAACCTACGGATCGTTCGACCTTCTGGCTCCAACACCACCGACACCGCCGCCATTAGTGCCATTAGACGCGCCGCACCCTTCGCACCTTTACCCTCTGGATTTGCCTACAATTCCCTCAAAATTAGTTTTACATTTAATATCAACGTCTCTGGTGGTTTAGATCTATGGGTAAGATGACGTAAAAAGTTATCAGTTAACAGTTATCAGTTATCAGTTAACAGTTATCATTCATTCACAAATGACCAATGACAAACTAAGGAGGAGTGATGCTCGATTTAACAAAGCTAGCAGTTGGAGGAGTTTGCTTTGTCTTGGCATTTATCCTAGCGAGTCTAGTCGAATACTGGTTGCATCGTTTGATGCACGTTTCGCCTCGCATTGGTGAAAGACATCGCGATCACCACCGCCGGAATGAAGGACAAGGTGTAGTATGGGAATTTCGGGATTACGTTCAGGGTAGCTGCATTGCCATGTTTGCAATGTTCTTTGTCTCTCTCGAAGCTGGGATAGGTTGGTTTCTAGGCAGTTTAGCTTATGCTGCTTTTTCTGCTTATGCCCACCAGTTACAGCACGAAAATCCAACCAAGTGCTTTTGGATGAAAATGCCCGTGCATTACGTCCATCATAAATATGGTATGTGGCATCACAATTTTGGTTTAGCTGTAGATTGGTGGGATCGGGTGTTTGGCACTTACAAATCCGTAGAATGGCTCACGGAAGAAGAAACTAGCCAACCAGAACGCAGCTATTTACAACTACGCTGGTGGTGATATAGCGAGCCTAAATGTATTTGTGAATCTGGGTTATTGCTGGTTGACGGTTGACGGTTAACGGTTAACTGTCAACCACCACAACGAGCGGTTCATGACTCAAATAGAATCGCTATATGACTTATCAGTTATCAGTGACCAAAACAGTTCGCAATTTGCAATTGCAGCAGGTTGCAAACCCCTATATTCATTTATGGAAAAAACAAACAGCCGCGACTCAATTAAAACTTTATGCGCATAGTTAAGAGTGGCGCAGGTTGGCGGATTGGATTCGATCCAGAGGCAAAGGAATTTAAAGGTTTAGTCGGTGCTGAGGACTGGGCGATCGAACTGACGCAGGCAGAATTACAAGATTTTTGCCGATTGTCAGCACAGCTATCAACGACTATGAGCCAAATGGAGCGCGAATTGATGGATGAGGAGGCGATCGCCTGTGAAGCCGAAAGTGACTTTATCTGGATGGAAGTAGCAGGCTATCCCCACGCTTATAGCTTGCGACTGATTCTAAATACAGGTAGGCGAGTTGAGGTGAGTTGGGCGGCGGATGCAGTTCCCGATTTCATCCGAGCGGCTCAAATGCTGTTTGTTTTCTAAATAGCGCGATCGCAATTTCTTATGCTATGATATCTAAGCTGTGAAACGGGGCGTAGCGCAGCTTGGTAGCGCGCCACTTTGGGGTAGTGGAGGTCGTGGGTTCGAATCCCGCCGCTCCGATTGATTCAAATCCTCGATCTAGAAAGAGTTCCGGCGTTTTAGATGCTGGGACTCTTTCTGCTGACGTGACTGGCGAGGAGTGTCAATTCTCAGACATCGCTTCACTGCGTGAAGACAGTAGACGGCACAAACTGCACAATCTTTGCGACAATCGTTTAGTTATCCACCTGGTAATGACAGTTCCGAACGGGATGCTTACTGTCAGGCGCAGCACCGACGTAGATAGTTACCAACTTTTTCAATTTATTGGTTTTGGAGCCAAGCAAATAGATTGGCGGGGTTTTTGACATCTAAATAATTTGAAATCTAACAATGTCACCCCTTATTTCGCTAAGCCTCCTCATCGTTGGCTAGATTGAACTTTAAATCGTCCAAAACGTACTTGGATGAAATGCGGCGATTCTGTTGACGGACAAAAATTTTGTACAGCGCTATTAACGTAGGTAGAAAGTAGGAGCAAGTGGTGATGAAGAATACAACTAAAATCGAGATAAAACTGAAGGTGAAGAAAATCTCTAACTCTGACATAAATTTATCCAAATTCTCTAGAGTACTTTAATGTCTGACTAAATTTCAGAGTAGTTATGCCTCTGCCTACTGCTGGGTTTGTACTTTGATGCCCATAGCGTTTCTGCTGGCGGAAAAAAGAGGAATAGTACGAACGACCACAAGGAGAATGAAAGTGAGAACGAACGACGGGGAAAAGCACGTTGAGTCAATCGCGATCGCTCTTTGCTACTCCAAACAGTAACTATGCCAGCTAGCAAGGCAATGAATGTCAGTAAAGGGAGCAACATAAAACCTCCTGATAGTAGAAATACTCGACTCGTCCTGTCATGCATACGTTAGCAACTACAGCAAGTAACGGCAATATTTCTTAACCATTACAGAGAATTGTTACAACTCTAAACAAGGCTCTTAGTTTGCTTTGGCGATCGCCCGGGGCTAAGAATGTTGCTCAAAGCTAGACAGGGAATAAGCTTGAGCTGGACTACGGTTTCAATAGGAAGTGTCAGAACTATGAGACAGATGTAGAACGCGCGCTCAATTATGATTCTCAAAAATCAACTTGGGGAAAGAAAGCTTGGCAAACTCCAGTTAAAGTTTCGATCGAGTCTCAGAAGACGCTAGTTTACAGATTTCAGTTCAATGACTGCGAACATTAGCTGTATTACTAGGTAAATATTTTAGTTATTTTTATCACAATGCAACTTGAGATTTATCTCTTTCCTTAGTTAGAGGATTAAGTATTGAAGAGTAGTTATCTTGTTTGTTACCAATAGGAAGAAGCAAGCATAATTCGCTCGAACAGCACAAAGAGTTTTGTGCCAAAAACAGCAAAGCCTCAATTTTTTGAATTGCTATTTACTTAGCAATTCAAACTTTTTATGCTTAAATAAGCAAATGCAGCAAAGATAAATAGAAATATTAAAAATAATTTTTATTGTTTTCTTTTTTAACCAAGTTATCTCTAAAATGTTGTTATCTATCTGGTGTAAAATACCATGATGCTAATTTATGTTGTCCTTGAGTTGAATACTAAAAAAGCGTAGATTTACAGTGAAGTATTGCGATCGCGCTGCAACTCAAATCGGCATTTAGAGAAAATGTGAGTAAAATTCATGGCAACAAAATTTCCTAAGTTTAGCCAGGATCTCGCCCAAGACCCGACAACTCGTCGGCTTTGGTACGGAATTGCCCAATCTCACGATTTTGAAAGCCACGATGGGATGACCGAAGAGAACCTTTATCAAAAGATCTTCGGGACTCATTTTGCTCAAGTGGCAATCATCTTTTTGTGGACATCTAGCCTTTTGTTCCACGTCGCTTGGCAAGGCAATTTCGAGCAGTGGATTAAAGATCCATTGCACGTCCGTCCCATTGCTCACGCAATTTGGGACCCTCACTTTGGTAAAGCCGCAGTCGATGCTTTTACCCAAGGTGGGGCAAACTATCCCGTTAACATCGCTTACTCTGGGGTTTATCACTGGTGGTACACCATCGGAATGCGAACGAATGGCGACCTCTATATGGGTGCGGTGTTCCTGCTACTGCTAGCGTCTCTGTTCCTATATGCTGGCTGGCTGCACTTACAACCTAAATTTCGTCCCAGTCTTTCGTGGTTCAAGAGTGCCGAGCCTCGCCTGAACCACCACCTAGCAGGGCTATTTGGCGTTAGCTCTCTGGCTTGGGCTGGACACCTAATTCACGTTGCGATTCCCGAATCTCGCGGTCAGCACGTCGGTTGGAGTAATTTCCTCACCACTCCGCCACACCCAGAGGGATTAAGACCATTTTTCACTGGGGACTGGGGTGCTTATGCAGCTAGTCCCGACACGGCAAACCACATATTCGGCACATCTCAAGGTGCAGGAACCGCAATTCTGACTTTCTTAGGTGGTTTCCATCCCCAAACCCAGTCCTTGTGGCTGACAGATATGGCACATCACCATTTGGCGATCGCAGTCATATTTATTATTGCCGGACACCAATACCGCACCAACTTCGGTATCGGTCACAGCATCAAAGAGATGCTCAATGCTAAGAACTTCTTTGGGATTCAAACTGAAGGTCAGTTCAACTTGCCTCACCAAGGGCTGTACGACACCTATAACAACTCGCTGCACTTCCAACTGTCTATTCACTTAGCAGCGTTAGGAACGGCGCTTTCTTTGGTGGCGCAGCACATGTATGCCATGCCTCCCTACGCCTTCATTGGGCAGGACTTCACGACTCAAGCAGCGCTGTACACGCACCACCAATACATTGCTGTGTTCTTTATGGTAGGAGCGTTCGCCCATGCGGGGATCTTCTGGGTACGCGACTACGACCCCGAACAAAATAAGGGTAACGTTCTCGATCGCGTCTTGAAGCACAAAGAAGCGATTATCTCCCACTTGTCTTGGGTGTCTCTCTTCTTAGGCTTCCATACCTTAGGGCTTTACGTCCACAATGACGTAGTGGTTGCCTTCGGAACTCCCGAAAAGCAAATCTTGATTGAACCCGTGTTCGCACAATTCATTCAGGCTTCCCACGGTAAAGTTCTATATGGCTTTAACACTCTGTTATCAAATCCCGATAGCATTGCTTCCACAGCTGGCGCGACCTATTTACCAGGTTGGTATGAGGCGATCAACAACACCACGAACTCTCTGTTCTTGACTATTGGTCCTGGTGACTTTTTAGTACACCATGCCTTTGCTTTAGGTCTGCATACCACTACCCTAATTTGTGTCAAAGGTGCATTAGATGCCCGTGGTTCCAAGCTGATGCCAGACAAAAAGGACTTTGGTTTTACCTTCCCCTGTGACGGTCCTGGTCGTGGCGGTACTTGCCAAACTTCTTCTTGGGAACAAACTTTCTTCCTTGCTATCTTTTGGGCGCTTAACCTAGTTGGTTGGGTGACATTCTACTGGCACTGGAAGCATTTGGGTATCTGGCAGGGCAATGTGGCTCAGTTTAACGAGTCTTCCACCTACCTCATGGGTTGGCTGCGAGACTATCTGTGGCTGTACTCAGCTCAGTTGATTAACGGCTACACCCCCTACGGTATGAATAACCTGGCTGTCTGGTCTTGGATGTTCCTGTTCGGACACTTGGTATGGGCAACTGGTTTCATGTTCCTAATCTCTTGGCGCGGTTACTGGCAAGAGTTGATTGAAACTCTCGTTTGGGCGCACGAACGCACGCCACTAGCAAACTTAGTTCGCTGGAAGGACAAGCCAGTTTCTCTGTCCATCGTTCAAGGTTGGCTAACTGGTGTAGTTCACTTTACAGTTGGTTATGTCCTGACCTATGCTGCGTTCCTCATTGCTTCAACTGCTGGTAAGTTTGGTTGAGGTTGTAGAGGAGAGATACATGTTTAATTGAGACTGTACAAACGTTAGATGTAGCGTCTCTACATAAAGCCCCACCGATTTCCATCTTATAGGTAGGGTTTTTTCTTATGAGTATTTTTTCTCTTTTTCATAGCGGTTTTCAATTGGGTGAAATACATAACACTGGTAGGGGCGCTTTCTCTGTGCGCCCCTACCAGTGTTATGTATGCGATCGAGAATTGCTGTCAGTTATGTGAAATCCAATTTTTGTGGAGACGAAGATAGATAACTATTGGCTATGTTCTAATACAAACAATGATTTTGAAATTAGTAAAAGTTCGTATTGTTTTCTAACAGCAAATTGTATCCATATAAACATAGCTTTCTAAAAAATATCTCTTTCTTTAGTTAGTGTTGAGCTATTAGTAAATCTAGTTAATTTATAAATAAGTGAATTCTCTGCCTCATGCAGACTTACTGTCCTAGATAGCTTTCCTAAAAGAGACAGAACTGGTATAGTTTTTCTTCTCTAATTGGGCACTGGTTAGCTTTCTGGGATTTTTACTTTATTGGTGCAAGAAAAACCGCCAGGGTTATCGCTGGCGGGTAGGAAAGGAGAAAAAAATTAGCTTAATATTAAATTGGCAATACTTTTGCGCCAAACCGAGCTAAGGGTTAATGATGCCGAAGTAGAGAGCAGCAATAAAAATGAGAATTGCCAGAGTCACTATGCTAAGAGTGATGCGAAACTTGGTATTAGGCATTTGCTCGCGGGTTAGTACGCTATCTGCTTGTACCTGAGTTATCGGTTCAGATTTCGAGTCAGGATTAATGTGAGAAGTTGTATCGTTTGCTAAAGCAGGAGGGGTTTTCGATGCCGGATCTGGGCGCGCAGTTTCGCGGTTATCTATTTCGGGAGCTGTATTCTTGGGAGAGTCGGGATTTTCTGTGTTTGGTGTTTGGTTGTCTGGCGATCGCATGATTGTTTGGTGGTATTTTAATAACAGATGTACTGCCATAGTTTCAAATATTTATTAGTGACTGCATCTTTCTATAGAACCAGTTGGTTGAAAAATGGTTCTATCAAAGGAGTTAGCTCGATCTAAAGTTTAGTTGTAACGCTAAATACAATACCAAGCACTCGCTGTTTGTACACCTTCGCTGCCGCGCGAAACAAGGGAGCAATTTATAAGCTTGAATACCAGTAATTTTCTCAATTCATCTGTAATTTGACTGAAGCCTTAGCAAAGTGCGATCGCAATCTTTTGTATTGAAAAATACAATTTGCTAAGATTTTCTCTCAAACTAAAATATATCTTCAGTCTAGGTAAAACAGACTGAAAGGATGAAGTTGTAATTCTTAGAGTTCTTCATGATGAGAGATGAAAAGGTACTTCACTAACGGCACTAAAAGAGTAGAAATCTATGTTCGGCATTGGAGAGTATGTGCTTCATCAAAAGACAGGGCACATCGGTAAAGTCATCGGTTACGGACACGAAATACTTAATGGTGTTTATACAACGACACTGAAAGTACTGGTAGATTACACTGAAACTTCTGGAAAGCGAGGAGTTGTAGAAGAGGACTTGTATTCAGCCTGGGTAAAGTGGATAAGCTCTTAACGCTTCTACCTAAGAGGTAAGCAAAAGAGTTGGCTAAGCATGAATACTGATGAAGGATCGATTTGTATTATCATCCTTAATTAAATTAAACAGCTCCACAAGTTGCGGCAACAAACAACGTAACAATTATGGCGGAAATTTTCGATCTAGGTATGAGTGATGAAGAGTACTTGCAACTGACTGCTCAAGGTAGAGATCCAGTGCAGGAACAGATTCTTGTCAGGAACCTTATCCGCGCTGGAGTACCAGCAGCAGAAGCCAATCGAGTTGCACCATTACTGCAAAAATTAGTCCGTTCGCCTCAGGAGGAAACTTTGATTAAAAAGGTATGGCAGCAAGTCAGAAGCCAATAATTCGAGTCGCTTCGCGCCAATTTACGCATCATGAATTCACGTATTAGTTTTTTGCAAATCTGGTCGTTCTTCTGAAAGAATTGCACCTTCCACAGGGCATACTTGCAGACAAATACCGCAGTCAATGCAACCAGTAAAGTCAATCCAGTTCCAATCAGTATCTTTGGCATTTTTACCTGAACCTGGGTAAATACAGGCAACGGGGCAGGCATCAATGCAATCGGCGATACCTTCACAGGTATTGGCAATAATTGTATATCCCATAACATCTCCATTCAAATTACTGTTAAGCAAGAGTTTTGAAGAGAAAATACGAATTGCTTTTGTGGAAATCGAAACGCAAAAATCTCTACTAGAACAAGGTTTCTATAATTCTTATTTTTCTTCTTCTATCCAGGGTCAGAGCGTCATATTAAGCTACTCTGTACTCATTAATACAAGAAAACTCTTATAGTACTCTCGATTGTGTGGATGACATTTGTAGAGGCGCACAACAGCTATCTGTGCGCCTCTACCAGGCATGTATTGCCCCATTGAAAACCGCTCTTAGTTATCGCTGCATATAAACTTTAGCAATCGAGAATGACGCACCAAATTTAGCTCGAAGTAGCGTATTGAACAACTGAGTCTTAGGTAAGATATTCATATTAACAGTGTAAAAAGATAAGTGTAGATTTACACTCAGAAGCTAGAACTGAGCAATGCAATATGTATGTGCGATATGTATGTTGCACAACAAACTTTTATTCTAAAAGCTATCTCTCTAGGGATACATAAATTACTCTTTAGCGTTTAATAATTGACGTAGTGATAAGAATACCCAAGGTGAAAGCTCGACCCTATTTATAGCTTTATGAATAGAGTTTAAATGAAGTGGTAAACGAGGCTAGCCTTTTAAGAATAATTGAGGTAGTGAATAAATTTCGCAAAAAATAAATCAACTCCTCTAGTTCAAGCTGTAGATACTTAAGCAGATAATAAAATAATACTTTTTCTACGTTTAGTGCTAGACAATTTTCCTTTTATATTTCATCAAACGATAAATTTTCAAAATTATTTTTGAGTAAAAAGGTGGTATGCGATCGTGTCTACTTTCTCTCAAGATGAGTATTCTCAGAAGAAAGATGATTTGTCTAATCTATGCTTTGAAGCAAAGATGATGCGGCTTCGAGCTTGCAAAATGCGGATTGACGCTTTAATAATGCGTATTAGAGCAAAAGCTATACTCGAAAAAAATCGGAATTTAGTTGCTATCTATCAGGAATGGTTTGTCAAGTAATACTTGTAGTTTAGCGATCGCCTAGATACACCCCAAATTCCAGCAATTCATTTGACTGCTGATATTTGGAGCAGTCTGTTACCCTTGCCACAACTATATAAAACTTGACACTAAATAGCGGCAGCCAAAAGCTAGGATCGTTGTTAATTGCTAATTTCAATGATGGATTTCTAGTGTTGGATCGAGCTGTCTTTGTCAATTCATGGCAATGAAAGATGAGCAAAAGACAAAAGAGCAACTGATTCGAGAGCTGGTCGCACTGCGTCAGCACTTGGTTGAGCTAGAAAGCGCTGCACAGCAGCAGCAGGTAACAGAGATATTACAGCAGCAAACTCAGCGAGAGCTATTGGTAGCAAGAATAGCGCAGCGCATTCGGCAAAGCTTGCAAATAGAGGCAGTGCTAAACACAACTGTTGTAGAAGTGCGGCAGTTACTTCAAGCGGATCGAGTGTTTATCTACCGCTTTGAACCAGACTGGGGTGGAGTCGTAATTGTTGAGTCTGTAGCACCTGAATGGACATCGATTTTAGGCAGCAGACCCAAAGACCCGAGTTTTGCTCCAACTTACGTTGAATTATACAAAAAAGGTCGAGTACAAGCGACAGCAGATATTTATGCGGGAGAGCTAACCGAGTGTTATGTGGAGTTTTTGGCGAATTTTCAAGTCCAGGCAGACTTAGTAGTACCAATATTACAAGCAGAAGAGTTATGGGGACTGCTTGTGGTGAATCAATGTGCGGCACCACGACAATGGCAGCAATGGGAAATTGACTTGCTGCGACAATTAGCAACACAATTGGCGATCGCACTTCAGCAAGCGGAACTTTATCAACAGTTGCAAAGCGAATTAGAGGAACGGCAAAAGACGGAGAAGGAATTAAAACGCCAGCAACAACTTTTAGCACAGTCCAACAGCGATCTACAACAATTTGCTT harbors:
- a CDS encoding indolepyruvate ferredoxin oxidoreductase subunit alpha, coding for MGYTIIANTCEGIADCIDACPVACIYPGSGKNAKDTDWNWIDFTGCIDCGICLQVCPVEGAILSEERPDLQKTNT
- a CDS encoding energy transducer TonB family protein; this encodes MVLQKEFQQSEQEFWRDGRRRSNTDALWFGIVISLLVHVIFFLSFDYWVRILPKPKQQSRAEPIPLEFVEVPPQPKKPPPETKRRAANDSVAGGKANRRRPLATRPNNPTAPRTNSRTASPPAQPRRQQPSSSRTESPEPPKPQIQPPQAQPPIATAPNRSKPVPKTPNLEQKPANRPSAATKRSPARTTARTQPRSLGSASKLGGPLTLSSRDLAANPNRSNRAAPGIDARQDVDMGSYLQQLQRQVRQQWIPGMTQNSRSTVVFFTVTRSGQVTNLRIVRPSGSNTTDTAAISAIRRAAPFAPLPSGFAYNSLKISFTFNINVSGGLDLWVR
- a CDS encoding sterol desaturase family protein — its product is MLDLTKLAVGGVCFVLAFILASLVEYWLHRLMHVSPRIGERHRDHHRRNEGQGVVWEFRDYVQGSCIAMFAMFFVSLEAGIGWFLGSLAYAAFSAYAHQLQHENPTKCFWMKMPVHYVHHKYGMWHHNFGLAVDWWDRVFGTYKSVEWLTEEETSQPERSYLQLRWW
- a CDS encoding DUF1818 family protein; this translates as MRIVKSGAGWRIGFDPEAKEFKGLVGAEDWAIELTQAELQDFCRLSAQLSTTMSQMERELMDEEAIACEAESDFIWMEVAGYPHAYSLRLILNTGRRVEVSWAADAVPDFIRAAQMLFVF
- the psaB gene encoding photosystem I core protein PsaB, which codes for MATKFPKFSQDLAQDPTTRRLWYGIAQSHDFESHDGMTEENLYQKIFGTHFAQVAIIFLWTSSLLFHVAWQGNFEQWIKDPLHVRPIAHAIWDPHFGKAAVDAFTQGGANYPVNIAYSGVYHWWYTIGMRTNGDLYMGAVFLLLLASLFLYAGWLHLQPKFRPSLSWFKSAEPRLNHHLAGLFGVSSLAWAGHLIHVAIPESRGQHVGWSNFLTTPPHPEGLRPFFTGDWGAYAASPDTANHIFGTSQGAGTAILTFLGGFHPQTQSLWLTDMAHHHLAIAVIFIIAGHQYRTNFGIGHSIKEMLNAKNFFGIQTEGQFNLPHQGLYDTYNNSLHFQLSIHLAALGTALSLVAQHMYAMPPYAFIGQDFTTQAALYTHHQYIAVFFMVGAFAHAGIFWVRDYDPEQNKGNVLDRVLKHKEAIISHLSWVSLFLGFHTLGLYVHNDVVVAFGTPEKQILIEPVFAQFIQASHGKVLYGFNTLLSNPDSIASTAGATYLPGWYEAINNTTNSLFLTIGPGDFLVHHAFALGLHTTTLICVKGALDARGSKLMPDKKDFGFTFPCDGPGRGGTCQTSSWEQTFFLAIFWALNLVGWVTFYWHWKHLGIWQGNVAQFNESSTYLMGWLRDYLWLYSAQLINGYTPYGMNNLAVWSWMFLFGHLVWATGFMFLISWRGYWQELIETLVWAHERTPLANLVRWKDKPVSLSIVQGWLTGVVHFTVGYVLTYAAFLIASTAGKFG
- a CDS encoding sensor histidine kinase, whose product is MKDEQKTKEQLIRELVALRQHLVELESAAQQQQVTEILQQQTQRELLVARIAQRIRQSLQIEAVLNTTVVEVRQLLQADRVFIYRFEPDWGGVVIVESVAPEWTSILGSRPKDPSFAPTYVELYKKGRVQATADIYAGELTECYVEFLANFQVQADLVVPILQAEELWGLLVVNQCAAPRQWQQWEIDLLRQLATQLAIALQQAELYQQLQSELEERQKTEKELKRQQQLLAQSNSDLQQFASVASHDLQEPLRKIQVFGDRLKEKFSEVLGAQGRDYIERMQSAVGRMQSLIDDLLIFARIATRAQPFVATNLEQVVQEVLSDLEVRLQQTGGKVEVDKLPTIDADPVQMRQLFQNLIGNALKFHRPQTPPVVKIYSQLVAPLQSEAEGSEDVAACQVIVADNGIGFEPKYQERIFQTFQRLHGRSQYEGTGMGLAICRKITERHGGSITATSTPGQGATFIITLPMQHQQVLPDEELL
- a CDS encoding LOG family protein, coding for MTSSRSLDTIETLKADLAILLEKLPDLQHRQLIQQAIATIIRLADSEIDRLDWKILAASLADMERGLELFHTYRHVRKVTIFGSARTPVDSPAYKMAADFARCVTQLGFMVMTGGGGGIMQAGNEGAGRENSFGLNIQLPFEQEANPYIVGDAKLIHFKYFFTRKLFLLRESDAVALFPGGFGTQDEAFECMTLSQTGKFGPVPMVLIDHPGGDYWEAWSEYIQEHLIQKGLVSPEDPSLYTITDNLEVACNAITQFYRVYHSSRYVRDLLVIRLDTELSDAEVEELNDNFSDILVKGKIEKSGALPQETQDETIDLPRIVLYFNQRDLGRLYQMIARINQMGQPSEETASHPERK